The Candidatus Sysuiplasma jiujiangense genome contains a region encoding:
- the rnz gene encoding ribonuclease Z yields MASNIKLTFFGTGGSWPTPIRGLPAVGIQVDDILNLFDCGEGTQKQIMASSTSFMKIENIFISHFHGDHFIGLIGMVQSMSFNGRVAPLNIYGPRGAVRMVLNALNVGYFRLNFDVKITELEDSGSYDFGDFIVRTQPNDHPVPAISFSLEEKDMIRIDREKADELGFPVRRLEELRKKGVVEVGGKVFRIEDVSAGTRKGRKIVYTGDTRPMKSTVAFAKGADVLIHDTTTDSSLEPKVNEFGHTSSRQAAEIARDSGVKRLYLFHYSPRVDNVNTLLEEARSIFPQSCASSDLLEYDVPVNRASPE; encoded by the coding sequence ATGGCTTCCAACATCAAGCTGACATTCTTTGGCACAGGTGGGTCGTGGCCCACACCGATCCGTGGACTCCCCGCAGTGGGGATACAGGTTGACGACATTTTAAACCTCTTCGACTGCGGAGAGGGGACCCAAAAGCAGATAATGGCCAGCAGCACCTCTTTCATGAAGATAGAGAATATCTTCATATCCCATTTTCACGGGGACCATTTCATTGGCCTGATAGGCATGGTTCAGAGCATGTCCTTTAACGGGCGCGTTGCCCCACTGAATATTTATGGCCCGCGAGGAGCTGTACGCATGGTGCTTAATGCACTGAATGTGGGTTACTTCAGGCTAAATTTTGACGTAAAGATAACAGAGCTCGAGGACAGCGGAAGCTACGACTTTGGGGACTTTATAGTCAGGACACAGCCAAATGATCATCCTGTGCCCGCAATATCTTTCAGCCTGGAGGAGAAGGACATGATCCGCATCGACAGGGAGAAGGCGGATGAATTGGGATTTCCCGTCAGAAGGCTGGAAGAGCTACGGAAAAAAGGTGTTGTTGAAGTAGGAGGAAAAGTATTCAGGATAGAGGATGTCAGTGCAGGAACAAGGAAGGGGCGCAAGATAGTTTACACTGGGGATACGAGACCAATGAAGTCAACCGTAGCATTTGCTAAAGGGGCAGACGTTCTTATTCATGATACAACCACGGATTCGTCACTGGAGCCAAAGGTAAACGAGTTCGGCCACACCTCTTCCAGGCAGGCTGCTGAAATAGCCCGGGATTCAGGAGTTAAGCGGCTGTACCTGTTTCATTACAGCCCGAGGGTGGATAACGTAAACACTCTCCTTGAAGAGGCTAGAAGCATATTCCCCCAGTCCTGTGCAAGCAGCGATCTGCTTGAATATGACGTACCGGTGAACAGAGCCTCGCCAGAATAG